One segment of Ferrimicrobium sp. DNA contains the following:
- a CDS encoding inorganic phosphate transporter — translation MGVVAVIVLVALALATALVSGSNDGATLVALNTRTTTIAPLRAVIVLAFFVAVGPMIVGTAVASTVARGLVAFEKAGGELAFIVAIACALIIVFGLSHRGLPTSVTLAITGSIVGAGIGFALPVHWGVVVAVLLAGVVAPLSAALVAYVVTDIEQRLRPPELPRRFRKAAEWFGFLLQSFAYGTNDAEKLVAILALALGIAHGVRISIAGQIGVAILFIPGILLSVRQVAARVAERITHVRSDTAIAVTVCAAGVVLLSSLLGYPISSTQAATAALVGVGVRTAPRQVQWPQIGRIGVAWLVTLPLAIATAAMVGLVVRFVR, via the coding sequence ATGGGCGTAGTGGCGGTGATAGTGCTGGTCGCCCTCGCCTTAGCCACAGCGTTGGTCAGTGGTTCTAACGACGGAGCCACACTCGTCGCGTTGAACACAAGAACGACGACCATCGCACCACTTCGAGCGGTGATCGTACTGGCCTTCTTTGTCGCCGTTGGTCCGATGATCGTTGGGACGGCTGTCGCCTCGACCGTAGCCCGCGGCCTCGTAGCTTTCGAGAAGGCCGGCGGTGAGCTGGCCTTTATTGTCGCAATTGCCTGTGCGTTGATCATCGTGTTCGGGCTGAGCCATCGTGGACTCCCCACCAGTGTCACCTTGGCAATCACTGGCTCGATCGTAGGTGCTGGCATCGGCTTCGCCTTACCGGTTCACTGGGGCGTGGTGGTTGCGGTCCTGTTGGCTGGCGTTGTCGCACCACTGTCCGCGGCGTTGGTTGCCTATGTCGTGACCGATATCGAACAACGGTTACGTCCCCCTGAACTGCCGCGTCGCTTCCGAAAGGCGGCGGAGTGGTTCGGTTTCCTTCTTCAGTCATTCGCTTACGGGACCAATGATGCTGAGAAGCTGGTGGCGATTCTGGCGCTCGCCTTGGGAATCGCTCACGGTGTTCGAATCTCGATCGCCGGTCAGATTGGAGTAGCGATACTGTTTATCCCGGGGATACTTCTCTCTGTGAGACAGGTGGCGGCCCGGGTTGCAGAGCGCATCACCCATGTCCGATCAGATACTGCCATCGCGGTGACCGTCTGCGCTGCGGGCGTCGTTCTACTCTCATCGTTGTTGGGGTATCCAATCTCTTCGACACAGGCGGCGACCGCCGCGTTAGTGGGGGTGGGTGTGCGAACTGCCCCACGTCAAGTCCAATGGCCACAGATCGGTAGGATTGGAGTCGCTTGGTTGGTCACGTTGCCGCTCGCAATTGCGACGGCGGCGATGGTGGGACTCGTTGTGAGATTCGTTCGATGA
- a CDS encoding M48 family metallopeptidase, translating to MDRATRETVRGLIVDVDGIDVELVFKPIKRIRLTVSPPEGHVRVSVPLGVDLEFVIGRVYERLDWIRAHQNRLHEIAVLAKADMVTGEPHYVWGKRHELVVLDGIGPAKIRLEGDRLILQVPMKTSPERTRGLLESWYRRELVRAIPPIINIWHPIVGACPTAWGVRRMKTRWGSCNTTTGKIWLSLELAKKDPESLEHVIVHELAHLIEHGHGPRFKQILDGAMPDWRARQRRLNSSIAHPDLWESMQ from the coding sequence GTGGACAGAGCAACGAGGGAGACTGTCAGGGGACTGATCGTCGACGTCGATGGCATCGACGTCGAGCTTGTCTTCAAACCGATCAAACGAATTCGTCTTACCGTAAGCCCACCTGAGGGCCACGTTCGGGTCTCCGTCCCACTCGGAGTCGATCTCGAGTTCGTCATCGGTCGGGTTTATGAACGTCTTGATTGGATTCGCGCCCATCAGAACCGGTTGCACGAGATTGCCGTTCTCGCGAAGGCCGACATGGTGACGGGCGAGCCACACTATGTCTGGGGTAAACGGCACGAACTCGTTGTCCTCGACGGCATTGGTCCTGCGAAGATCAGACTCGAAGGAGACCGGCTGATCCTGCAGGTGCCCATGAAGACAAGCCCCGAACGCACTCGCGGCTTGCTCGAGAGTTGGTATCGACGCGAACTAGTTCGAGCGATCCCGCCGATCATCAACATCTGGCACCCGATTGTTGGTGCTTGTCCCACGGCGTGGGGGGTGCGGCGCATGAAGACTCGGTGGGGTTCGTGCAACACCACCACCGGGAAAATCTGGTTAAGCCTTGAGCTTGCAAAGAAGGATCCTGAAAGTCTTGAACACGTTATCGTCCACGAGCTCGCCCATCTGATTGAGCATGGTCACGGCCCCAGATTTAAACAAATTCTCGATGGTGCAATGCCAGACTGGCGTGCGCGCCAGCGTCGGCTGAACTCGTCGATTGCTCATCCGGACCTCTGGGAATCGATGCAGTAA
- a CDS encoding DUF47 family protein, which produces MSAERSLWRRFIAFLQSFGPRASKELVGNLVAHLGADADGVALVLEMLQGRIDYQTAVVSMSGIEHRGDQLRTELVTTLARTLVTPLDREDIYRFSRSIDDLLDELRDFVREWDLLQGVDPEPLVHVVTALGAAIADAKVVVNTIGEPTGTESSQLRQALRSANQVRRIHEDEITALFAGDGEVSMELLRERELLHRLDAVGLHLVQGLNTIADSFVKRGE; this is translated from the coding sequence ATGAGTGCCGAGCGATCTCTTTGGCGACGGTTTATTGCCTTTCTTCAGAGCTTTGGACCAAGGGCGTCCAAGGAGCTCGTTGGCAACCTCGTGGCACACCTTGGGGCCGATGCCGATGGCGTGGCACTGGTACTCGAGATGCTCCAGGGGCGAATCGATTACCAAACGGCCGTGGTCTCGATGTCCGGCATCGAACATCGAGGCGATCAACTGCGGACTGAGCTGGTGACAACCCTTGCACGTACGCTGGTGACACCGCTCGATCGCGAGGATATCTATAGGTTCTCACGATCGATTGACGACCTCTTGGACGAACTCCGAGACTTCGTGCGAGAGTGGGACCTGCTCCAAGGTGTTGACCCCGAACCATTGGTGCATGTTGTGACGGCACTCGGCGCGGCAATTGCCGACGCCAAGGTCGTTGTCAACACCATAGGAGAACCCACCGGAACCGAGTCATCACAGCTCAGGCAAGCTCTGCGGTCCGCCAACCAGGTACGTCGTATCCATGAGGATGAAATCACGGCGCTCTTTGCCGGCGACGGCGAGGTCTCCATGGAGCTTTTGCGAGAGCGCGAACTCCTCCATCGTCTCGATGCTGTTGGGCTCCACTTGGTGCAAGGACTCAATACGATTGCTGATAGCTTCGTGAAGCGCGGTGAGTGA